Proteins found in one Paenibacillus borealis genomic segment:
- a CDS encoding DUF1449 family protein, producing the protein MCFWVGLLLLLSGGIHGHGLAGHLHAGGVDAGGPGFVPLLPLMVFVTVWGATGYVFTRFSGMHLLAVILICTVTALLLGCLMYTVLARVMTRYDSSMKEMDYEQAGQLGYISIAASDGAVGEMKYVLHGTMRSIGVRAEAGQQLGKGDRVIILKVNKGMAAVTLFERETGQL; encoded by the coding sequence GTGTGCTTCTGGGTAGGGCTGCTGCTCCTCCTCAGCGGCGGAATTCATGGGCATGGCCTGGCGGGTCATCTGCATGCGGGGGGCGTTGATGCCGGAGGTCCGGGCTTTGTGCCGCTCCTCCCGCTGATGGTGTTTGTCACAGTCTGGGGAGCTACTGGTTATGTCTTTACCCGGTTCAGCGGAATGCACTTGCTTGCAGTGATACTGATCTGCACCGTGACGGCTTTGCTGCTGGGCTGTCTGATGTATACGGTGCTGGCCCGGGTAATGACCCGGTATGACAGCAGCATGAAAGAAATGGATTATGAGCAGGCGGGACAGCTGGGATACATCAGTATTGCTGCCTCGGACGGGGCGGTCGGGGAAATGAAATATGTGCTTCACGGCACGATGCGCTCCATAGGTGTACGGGCAGAAGCCGGCCAGCAGCTCGGGAAAGGTGACCGGGTCATTATTTTGAAGGTGAATAAAGGAATGGCGGCCGTAACCCTCTTCGAGCGGGAGACCGGACAATTATAA
- a CDS encoding flotillin family protein yields the protein MVILYVIAAIVVVILLALFSIVSSYKKVPPNQAMIVYGLGGKRVVQGGGTFVIPGFQNNKTISMMLMSFDVIPAQAMFSRQGIKLNLEAVAQIKIKSDPTAILTASEQFIDRPEEDRETIILHSVEGHLRGLIGQLTVESILKTPDEINSKMRETCSEDLDKMGLEVVSFTIKKITDDKGYIDNMGVPEIERIRRDASIAKAEAERDIQIKQAEAEKESSIAKANAHQATIEAETAARAKESLFEKELNIKQADFKLETEVKKAQADLAYELQQNKIKQSLVTEQVKITQMEAEANRTVREIEVELKQKELEATVIKPAEAENQATVMRAEAAKQRQILEAEAEAAMTTKRGLATAEAELAKGKANAEIVQLAGAAEAGALQKKAEAYKQFTQAALTAEYLKILPELADRIASPLAKVDKITVISQDGASTGVNKITGDIAKIMAQVPELTQTLTGMNVTEALSGLLGRGNEQ from the coding sequence ATGGTTATTCTTTATGTAATCGCAGCTATTGTTGTTGTCATCCTGCTGGCCTTGTTCAGTATCGTGAGCTCCTATAAAAAGGTTCCGCCCAATCAGGCAATGATTGTCTACGGTCTAGGCGGAAAAAGAGTAGTACAGGGCGGCGGGACATTCGTCATCCCCGGCTTCCAGAATAATAAGACCATCTCCATGATGCTGATGAGCTTCGATGTCATCCCCGCGCAGGCGATGTTCTCCCGGCAGGGCATCAAGCTCAACCTGGAGGCGGTAGCCCAGATTAAGATCAAAAGTGATCCGACCGCGATCCTAACGGCCAGCGAGCAGTTTATCGACCGGCCGGAAGAGGACCGCGAGACCATTATTCTGCATTCGGTAGAAGGCCATTTGCGCGGCCTAATCGGGCAACTGACCGTAGAATCCATTCTCAAGACACCTGACGAAATCAACAGCAAGATGCGGGAGACCTGCTCGGAGGATCTCGATAAGATGGGGCTTGAGGTGGTCAGCTTCACCATTAAGAAAATTACGGATGACAAAGGGTACATCGATAATATGGGGGTTCCGGAAATTGAGCGTATCCGCCGCGATGCCAGTATTGCCAAGGCTGAAGCGGAACGCGATATTCAGATTAAGCAGGCCGAGGCGGAGAAGGAATCCTCCATTGCCAAAGCCAATGCTCACCAGGCCACCATTGAAGCGGAAACCGCCGCCCGCGCGAAGGAATCCCTGTTCGAGAAGGAACTGAACATTAAGCAGGCGGACTTTAAGCTGGAGACAGAAGTGAAGAAGGCACAGGCGGATCTTGCCTATGAATTACAGCAGAACAAAATCAAGCAGTCGCTGGTTACCGAACAGGTCAAGATCACGCAGATGGAAGCGGAAGCGAACCGGACTGTACGGGAAATCGAAGTGGAGCTGAAACAGAAGGAGCTGGAGGCAACGGTGATCAAGCCTGCCGAGGCGGAGAATCAGGCTACGGTTATGAGAGCGGAAGCAGCCAAGCAGCGGCAAATTCTTGAGGCGGAAGCAGAGGCAGCCATGACGACCAAGCGCGGGTTGGCCACGGCGGAAGCAGAGCTGGCGAAGGGAAAAGCGAATGCAGAAATTGTCCAGTTGGCAGGAGCCGCAGAAGCCGGGGCACTGCAGAAGAAGGCCGAGGCTTACAAACAGTTTACGCAGGCCGCACTTACTGCAGAATATTTGAAGATTCTGCCTGAGCTGGCGGACCGGATCGCTTCTCCGCTGGCCAAGGTCGATAAGATTACAGTGATTTCCCAGGATGGAGCCTCAACCGGTGTGAACAAAATTACCGGTGATATCGCCAAAATCATGGCTCAGGTTCCTGAATTGACCCAGACACTTACCGGTATGAACGTGACCGAGGCGCTTAGCGGTCTGCTCGGCCGGGGGAATGAGCAGTAG